The Podospora pseudoanserina strain CBS 124.78 chromosome 7 map unlocalized CBS124.78p_7, whole genome shotgun sequence region AAGAAATTTTTGAGCCGTCACAATGGCATAAAATAAGCGGCGATTAACTAAAGGGGTTTTGTATAAAGAACCGCCATCGGTAAGGATATAATGTTTTAAATGTTACTTCTTGGGAGTTGGTGATATCTGTGTGTGTAGTGGAAGCTGAATAGGAGATattggtgttgctggcgaCTGCCGCATCAACTTTTGAGCAATCCCCGTCTATAACAGCTCCTTTGTCAAACGGTTGGTCGCTCTCAAAGACAGGCCTGAGGACGATGTTTCTCTGGAGGTCGTAAGTGACAGTAGGGAGACTGTCGCATTTTTGTAGGGATGACGGTGGAATTGGTGAATATCTCAATAAAGTCTTCTCAACTTCCATATCAAAAAGCTTCCAGAAGATCGATTCGTTAGTTGTCCAAATACTTTCAGAAACCCCAATATAAGCATGTGAGGAGATGCAACGGATTTCGGGCAACAGACCTATTTCAAAATCCATCTTATCTCACAAAAGGATCCTTTAAGTTTTGAAACTTACCGTACCTGCATCCTCTCATACATATAACACGTGAAATCCACGATTGGGTGTCGCAAAAATCGTTGATCACCAACCCTCATGCACCCCACAATCAAACAAACCAAGGGGGGTCCAGCACGCTAAGAAGCGGGATGACGTCGTTGGTTCAAACACTTTGAGCTCCCCACAAACATGCATGGCCGATGCGTTCATGTCCATTGCAACGGGAAAAGAGCATGCATGTTACCGAGGTTCACGATAGTTTTGTCCTGTACCTATATGAATTGACAAGGACCACCCAATCTTTCCGTTTCCTCCCCCAATTTACTTGCTCCCTTCTGATCTTTCTATCACCTCCCACTTGTCGCCTTATCTGTCCCATCATTTTACACTCACAGAATGCCACGAGCAtccaaactcctcccctccctagGCCACGCCTCCTCCGGCGCGGCCGGCACAGTaatctccaccctcctcacctacCCCCTCGACCTAGTCAACACCCGCCTCAAAGTCCAGCGCCAGCTCCGCCTCGACGACTCCCTCTCCGAAGACGAGTGTTACCGCTCCGTCTTTGACGCCTTTGTCAAGATCTACGACACCGAAGGCGGGATCCCGGCATTCTTTGCCGGTTTGAGCGCCGATGTTCTCAAATCAGCGGCGGATTCATTTctgttctttttgttttatACCGTAagtcccccctcctccaaccattGATAATAGTAGGGAAATGCTGACAGAGGTTGGGATAGTGGTTCCGCGCGCGACGCCTCGTTGGCCGACATCCGGATCTGCCATATCTAAGAGTtgtcgaggagctggcggtgggAGCTGCAGCGGGGGCTTGCGCAAAGTTGTTCACCACCCCGGTGAGCAACGTTGTCACACGGAGGCAGACGGCGTCGTTGCTGGATAGgtcgccgccttcctcacctACACGGAAACAACAAACGCAAGAAGGGTTTTGGGAGGTGCTGAGGGAAATTcaggctgagaaggggggtgtttttGGACTGTGGGCTGGGTATTCAGCATCTTTGGTCTTGACGCTCAACCCGAGCTTGACATTCTTCTTGCAGGCGATACTGAAGAGGGTGTTGGTCGACAGAAAGAAGTGGGACGATCCGGGGAGCGGGATCACCTTTTTGCTGGCGGCGATGAGCAAAGTTGGCGCTACTGCTGTTACCTACCCGTTTCAGATTGGAAAGGCGAGGCTGCAGATGGGGCATAAGAGTAGTAAGGGTGAGGgtgaaaaggagaagaggggtggGATCTTCAATACTGTGGCGAGTATAcgaagggaggagggggtcaGGGCGTTGTATGATGGGATTGGAGGCGAGTTGTTGAAGGGTTTCTTTAACCACGGGACGACAATGCTGACGAAAGATGTGGTGCATGGGGTTATTATTAAGCTGTATTACATCGTGGCTGGGTTCTTGGTGCAATGGCCTGCTTTGAAGAGGATATTagtggggaggatgaggaagagaaaTGAGAAAGGGGGCTGGCAActggttgggaggggagtgcTGGCGGATCTGGTAAAAGGCGGGAGAATTGGGGCATCGATGATGAGGTGACGCCGATTATGAAATGCATTGATTGTTATATAGAAGAATATTGGGTATTTGCGGGCGTTCCGGAAAAAACATCTACACGGTAAAAGTTACAGTGTCCTTTTTGACCGTGTTGGCTCCTCCCGCAGAAAAGCCAGTACCTTCTCTGCGTAGCTCGACGAGGCCGGGACgtactttttctttctctttgccctccttctctttcttgctGGGTTTGGACTCTGTCAGGTTAGCTTCACAGACATAACACAAGACCGGTTCTGAtgacttggaggaggaaggcttCATGAACTGGTCGACGCAGCTCTTGCAAAGGACGTGGCCGCATGGCTTTGCGAGAGTGGCTCTGGATGAGTTGGTCAGGCCCTTTTTACAGGCGGGACATATTCTTGTTGTctttttggtggaggagtcgGTTTCTTCAGTGAAGTGGACTGATACGAGAGTGTGGAGGGAGTAATAGTGGGGGTGGTCTTGTGAGCTCGAGGGACAagttggttgggttttggtctTCCTCTTGACTTcgtggagggtgttgtttttgttggaggagggcgttACGAATGGGGACCAGAAGGAGGGCAGTGTTGGTTTTGCGGCCTGGTTTGATGTTAGCTATTTATCCAGTTGAAACATATGCCTTGAAGGTGGCCGTACCTTTTCACTGTCAATCGCCTTTCTTGCCTTGGCTCTTTCCTCGGATGCAATACGTGCTAATTCGTCCTCGTCAAGGGCAAACTTGCGTTTCTCGCCCGTTTTCGCAGTAGGATCAGGTGTCCCGTTTGATTCCGATGGTGTTGCCTCAGGTGGCGGTTTCTCcattggtgttgatgttgacatcGACGACTTCCTCCCATCGGCTCGAGTAGCAGGCTTGAGACTCAGCCCGGCCTGTGTCAACTCAAACTCCCGAATTGCTCTCGCCTCAGCCTCGGCATCGGCACGCGCCTGCTCCTCTAGAGCCTCCTTGTCTTCCTGTTCTCGGGCCTTTTCATTGCGTTtgatttctttcttttgggcGAGGATGTTGCTCAGGGCGCATTCGCGGCAGAATAAGTCGCCATTGGTGCATGCGACTGGATCGATGGCGGGCTCTAGACATAGCCAGCAAGAGGCAAACGGGAGGAAGGAGTCGCGGCCGAGACGGGCGGTGGAATCACCCCAGGCCGCGCGAGCCATGGCCCGCTCGTGGGAGGTGAAGATTGGGCGGGTGGTGTTTCTTTTGCCTGGAGGGTTAGCTTGCATGGCTGTATCTCAAATAAAATGTATGACTTACTGTGTGCCATATTTGCGCGTGTCGATATTAACTGCTGAGATCTCAATGTTGGGAAGAAGTCTCAACCAGCAACAGAGCTGCTGTCAAAATAAATGTGGGTCGATTTCAATCCTGGGGAAGCTTGGCATCAAACCCCCCTTGTCCTTTTACCAGGGGAGGCGACAGGGCACATGCTAAAATCGGCGCGGGTCGCGTTCTTTTCTGTTGCGGGCCGCGATTTTGAACTTTGTCTCCATCTTTCCGATCGCTCTGaagagagaagggggtgtgtgtgtgtgtgtgtgggccCTCCTCGTGGTGGGCGACTGAGAAACCTGCTGAAGAGAAACTCGAAGCTTTTTGTTGGTCCTGCGCCGTTTCTGCTTTTTTGCCCATCACATCACTCACACCTCGTCCTCTTTTACGGTCGGGTCTCTTCACGATTCCCATATCTTATATCTttgctctctcttttttccacTTCCTTCCCCCTCGGCAATGCAATAGACCACCAGTTTCACTGCTCTTTTTCTCGGGGCCTCAACAAAAATCTTTAACTCCTTCCTGTTTTTAACCGTCACAGTGTTACATCGGGCAACAAACCATCCGGCCGTTTTGTCTCCCTCTTAACTTATAAactcacctcacccacaGATATATCTCACTTACACATCGCCATTGGTAATACAACATTGAGTTTTAATATCCCCCCCGAGTATCGCAAAACTCAAATGTCAGAACAACAATCCCAAGAACTCCGCGAAATGTCGCCGTCGCGGCCGCCGGCACCGATGCCGAGCCTGTCGATGCGCGTAAAGTCGTCGATGATTATGGGGATCACGGGTCTGATCTCGCGCTGCTTCCTGCACGGGTTCAACACGGTAGAGACGCACGGGCTGGCTCAGTTCAGGGAGCTGTTGGACAGCCGGGCTGAtccggagaagagggagaggggattGTTAACTGGTATTTTCTCACCCAGTTTTATCCTCTGCtgtattaatatatttttatactGTAATACCAAAGTCCGCTGACTTGTATGTGGTTCTTAGTTTCCAACCATGTCAGCGTGTGAGTGATGATCTTCAAATGCTGTGATACAAGATGAGGTTGAAACTCATGATTAATCCAGTCTTGACGACCCCATGGTATGGGGTTTGCTACCTCTTTCATACGCcttcaacccaaacaacctccGTTGGACATTAGGGGCGCATGACATCTGCTTCAAGAACCAGTttgttcccccctccccaataTCCCCCCTTGTATCTCACTAACCCTTTGTCCTaggctcttctcctccttcttcacccacgGCCAAGTCCTCCCCTGCCACCGATCAAAACACTCCCCCCACGGCGGCCTCTTCCAACCCTGCATGACGCAAgccatccgcctcctctcccacccgtccccctcccctcccgcatCACCCtactacaccaccaccggcaccgacTCGATCCTCTCCCCGCTAACgcacccccaacaccgccgGTACAGCTGGGTGCACGTCTTCCCCGAGGGGCTGGTCCATCAACACCCCGATGTTGATTTGCGGTACTTCAAGTGGGGCGTCGCGAGGCTCATCTTGGAGTCTGAGCCAAGCCCGGATATTGTCCCCATGTTTATCGACGGAACGCAAAAGTGCATGGCGGAGGACAGGGGGTTTCCAAAGTTTTTGCCGAGGGTGGGCAAGACGGTGAGGGTTACTTTTGGGGGGGTGCTGGACTATGAGGCGACGTTTGGGGACTTGAAGGCGAGGTGGGATGAGCTTGTCAGGAGGGAGACTAAGAAGGGGAATACGACGAAAAcggtggggtggttgtggaagACAGCTGTGATTGAACAGACAGATGATGGGAATGGGCAACGACAGGTGGGCGAGTTGACGAGTGAGGAGTTACGCAACGGCAgagaggcgagggagatcaGGATTGAGGttgcgaggaggatgagg contains the following coding sequences:
- a CDS encoding uncharacterized protein (COG:C; EggNog:ENOG503P068), whose protein sequence is MPRASKLLPSLGHASSGAAGTVISTLLTYPLDLVNTRLKVQRQLRLDDSLSEDECYRSVFDAFVKIYDTEGGIPAFFAGLSADVLKSAADSFLFFLFYTWFRARRLVGRHPDLPYLRVVEELAVGAAAGACAKLFTTPVSNVVTRRQTASLLDRSPPSSPTRKQQTQEGFWEVLREIQAEKGGVFGLWAGYSASLVLTLNPSLTFFLQAILKRVLVDRKKWDDPGSGITFLLAAMSKVGATAVTYPFQIGKARLQMGHKSSKGEGEKEKRGGIFNTVASIRREEGVRALYDGIGGELLKGFFNHGTTMLTKDVVHGVIIKLYYIVAGFLVQWPALKRILVGRMRKRNEKGGWQLVGRGVLADLVKGGRIGASMMR
- a CDS encoding uncharacterized protein (EggNog:ENOG503NYKN; COG:A), which codes for MAHSKRNTTRPIFTSHERAMARAAWGDSTARLGRDSFLPFASCWLCLEPAIDPVACTNGDLFCRECALSNILAQKKEIKRNEKAREQEDKEALEEQARADAEAEARAIREFELTQAGLSLKPATRADGRKSSMSTSTPMEKPPPEATPSESNGTPDPTAKTGEKRKFALDEDELARIASEERAKARKAIDSEKAAKPTLPSFWSPFVTPSSNKNNTLHEVKRKTKTQPTCPSSSQDHPHYYSLHTLVSVHFTEETDSSTKKTTRICPACKKGLTNSSRATLAKPCGHVLCKSCVDQFMKPSSSKSSEPVLCYVCEANLTESKPSKKEKEGKEKEKVRPGLVELRREGTGFSAGGANTVKKDTVTFTV
- the TAZ1 gene encoding Lyso-phosphatidylcholine acyltransferase (COG:I; EggNog:ENOG503NYB3) — protein: MSEQQSQELREMSPSRPPAPMPSLSMRVKSSMIMGITGLISRCFLHGFNTVETHGLAQFRELLDSRADPEKRERGLLTGIFSPSFILCCINIFLYFSNHVSVLDDPMVWGLLPLSYAFNPNNLRWTLGAHDICFKNQLFSSFFTHGQVLPCHRSKHSPHGGLFQPCMTQAIRLLSHPSPSPPASPYYTTTGTDSILSPLTHPQHRRYSWVHVFPEGLVHQHPDVDLRYFKWGVARLILESEPSPDIVPMFIDGTQKCMAEDRGFPKFLPRVGKTVRVTFGGVLDYEATFGDLKARWDELVRRETKKGNTTKTVGWLWKTAVIEQTDDGNGQRQVGELTSEELRNGREAREIRIEVARRMREEILRLRSERGVYKESEESFGRAETWRVDKGEEGKKYRSRVDGSQINQD